The genomic segment GGGTGCCACAGCTTTATGATTTGAGTGAAGAGTCCGTGGGGGCCTGGGAGCCCAGTCTGGACACAGAGTTATGGAAAAAGAGTCGCAAAATCGGGCTATTTGTGCAATCAACGGTACAAAAAGATGCTGAAGGTTTATCCAGCGCTGACCCTACAACCATCAAAGTGATCGAATGGAGTCCTGATAGCCGTTTTGAACTAGTTCGCCCGGATTTTGAGCAAAGTCCTTACACGGGAATGACGCGGCAGCACTGGCTGGATGCAGCTTCCTATTTATTGGAAGGAGCATTTTCGGTGATCCATAACCTCGACAGTCCCATGCAATTTGCCAAACAGCCCGGACGGAGTTACCCGAGAGATGGTGTCCACACAGAAACCGAGAAACTCGAAGGATTGTGCCGGACACTGTTTGTCGCACTGCCGCTGCTGAAGGAAGATCCGAATTATACGATCCGGGGAATACGGGTAGCTGATTACTACCGGCATCAGCTGCAGCGGCTTATTGATCCCAGTTCCGGCACTTATATCGCTCCGCTTCCAGAAAAGGGCGGACCGAGCCAAAAACTGGTTGAATTTGGCGGCCTGGCGGTATCCCTTATGGCTGCACCCGAAGTGCTATGGGACCCACTCCCCCAGGCAGCAAAAGACAGTCTGGCCCATACCATGCTGAGTTACGGCAAAGGCCCCACCATTGAGATGAACTGGCGTTTTTTCAATATCATGATCCTGAGCTTTTTCAAAAGCCGTGGCTATACGGTACCTGAAACGTACCTGAAAAACCTACTGGAAAAATGCCTCGCCGACTACAAAGGCGATGGATGGTACAACGACAGTCCCTATTACGATTACTACAGCATGTGGGCCTTTCAGCTCTACGGGTCGCTGTGGGCCAAGTATTACGGACCCCGCATGTATCCTGAACTAGCTGACCGATTTCGATCCAATTTGCGTGATGTGGCCAACAGCTATCCTTATCTGTTCAGCAGAAACGGTGAAATGATCATGTGGGGGCGCAGCATATCCTACCGTATGGGCGCCGCTGTGCCCTTTGCTTTGCTGGGCGAGCTGGAAGACCCAGCCATCAATTACGGCTGGATGCGCAGGATTGCCTCGGGCAGCCTGCTCCAATTTTTGCAGCATCCCGATTTCCTGAAGGACGGCGTACCCACATTAGGTTTTTACGGTGCCTTTGAGCCGGCGGTACAGGAATACAGCTGTAGAGGAAGCGCCTATTGGCTGGGTAAGTTTTTTCTGGGCTTACTTATCCCAGACGACAGCAGCTTCTGGACTGCCCGGGAAAACCTGGGTCCCTGGGATCGTGAAATCGCCAGCAACAAGGTATGGAATAGCTATGTCAAAGACGCCGGGCTGCTGATCACCGACTATGCTGCTATTGGCGCATCGGAGATCCGTTCCTGCAACTCGAGCCGGACGGTAGGGTACTACCAAGGCACGGAAAATTACAATAAGCTGGCCTATAACAGCGCCTTCCCCTGGCAAGCAGATGGAAGAGATGGTTTGGTATCGATGAACTATGCCTTTTCCGTTGCAGGCGATGCATGGGAATCGCTGCGTCTATACCAGTTTAGCGGATATGATGGACAGATCTACAGCCGTGTGGGATCGCTGGCCGGGGACTCTACAGTACGGATAGAACTCCATGAAAAGCCGTTGCCGAATGGCATTCTACGCTGTGACCGGATCTCCTCCAAGCCTGCTCTCTCGCTTCGGCTGGGGCATTATGCCCTCCCTCAGCGGCACAATCAGCCGGTCCAGATCTCCGAACGGAAGCGTAAGAACCTGACTGCCGTAATCATAGATAATGGCGAATACCAGCTGGCCATGGTACCCCTTCTGGGCTGGCAGGGAGTGCAGGCGGTCGCCTGTGAAGGACTTCATCCTGTTGCAGACAAAAGTAAGGTGCTCAGCAGTCATCTGTCACTGGGTCCATCGGCCGATCAACGGCTTATCACCCTGCAGTTGTGGAAAAAATCCGGCGCAACCTGGAGCGACGATGAACTGTTCCCAACAGTCAGACAGCATCGCGATCGTGTCGAAGTACGCTGGAAAGGCAAGGATAAAACCTTATTTGACACCAATTTCAACTGAATTGAACCCTAATTAAACACTTCATTCCTCCTTCCCGACGACCTTTGTAACAGGCTATACAACACCGTATAGCCTGTAGAGTAAATTTTTCCAATCAATTATAAAAATCTATTATGCTACATCATTACTATAGCAAGTACGCCAAAAAAGGCCTTCTGTTGAACAGCCTTTTTTTGATTGCCCTGTCCAGCTACGGGCAGGAATCCAGCTTGAAAGGTACGATCCGCGATAGCGCCGGCAAGGGTATTGCCGGTGTCACGATCCGGGTAAAGGGCAGTTCCGAATCCGTACAGTCCACTGCGCAGGGAAACTTTTCAATCCAGGCTCCCTCGGGAAGCACGCTGATCATCACCTCTGTGGGCTATCAGGAAAAACAGGTGCCCGTCGGACAGCAAAAGACAGTTGACATCACCCTCCTGCCGGCAGAGAATGTCCTCGAAGAACTGGTGGTAGTGGGCTACGGCAGTCAAAAACGGTCTGACATCACTGGGTCGGTAGCCTCAGTCCCCAAAGACCGGCTTTCCAAGATCCCGGTAAACAATGTCATGCAGGCCATTCAGGGAGCGGTGTCCAATGTGACCGTAACGCAGTCGTCGTCTATCCCCGGCGATAGCCCGTCAGCACAGGTGCGAGGAAGAA from the Sphingobacterium thalpophilum genome contains:
- a CDS encoding BNR-4 repeat-containing protein, whose translation is MNIKEIFNIALCWTVLLLSGQHIMAQHPSINTIPVGKGWAKNTVNTAVFRKNSLVSNDKYQYIAYYDDDSYVVLGRRLLSAADWELSRTAYKGHAQDAHNIISIIVDGAGYLHVCWDQHNSKLRYARTVKPNSLLLGPERAMTGDKETSVTYPEFLKLPNGQLLFLYRDGGSGNGNLVINRYDDKQDRWTRVHSNLIDGEGKRNAYWQSCVDDNGTIHLSWVWRESPDVASNHDMAYACSRDGGLTWQNSRGTVYSLPINAATAEYAAHIPQGHELINQTSMAADEAGNPYIATYWRDQHSHIPQYRIIYLQQGQWHIRSFDYRKTSFSLSGQGTKEIPIARPQLLVSGKNEEAAVTMVIRDAERGSRPSVLHVKGLKDGVPQLYDLSEESVGAWEPSLDTELWKKSRKIGLFVQSTVQKDAEGLSSADPTTIKVIEWSPDSRFELVRPDFEQSPYTGMTRQHWLDAASYLLEGAFSVIHNLDSPMQFAKQPGRSYPRDGVHTETEKLEGLCRTLFVALPLLKEDPNYTIRGIRVADYYRHQLQRLIDPSSGTYIAPLPEKGGPSQKLVEFGGLAVSLMAAPEVLWDPLPQAAKDSLAHTMLSYGKGPTIEMNWRFFNIMILSFFKSRGYTVPETYLKNLLEKCLADYKGDGWYNDSPYYDYYSMWAFQLYGSLWAKYYGPRMYPELADRFRSNLRDVANSYPYLFSRNGEMIMWGRSISYRMGAAVPFALLGELEDPAINYGWMRRIASGSLLQFLQHPDFLKDGVPTLGFYGAFEPAVQEYSCRGSAYWLGKFFLGLLIPDDSSFWTARENLGPWDREIASNKVWNSYVKDAGLLITDYAAIGASEIRSCNSSRTVGYYQGTENYNKLAYNSAFPWQADGRDGLVSMNYAFSVAGDAWESLRLYQFSGYDGQIYSRVGSLAGDSTVRIELHEKPLPNGILRCDRISSKPALSLRLGHYALPQRHNQPVQISERKRKNLTAVIIDNGEYQLAMVPLLGWQGVQAVACEGLHPVADKSKVLSSHLSLGPSADQRLITLQLWKKSGATWSDDELFPTVRQHRDRVEVRWKGKDKTLFDTNFN